Proteins from a genomic interval of Scatophagus argus isolate fScaArg1 chromosome 6, fScaArg1.pri, whole genome shotgun sequence:
- the acsbg2 gene encoding long-chain-fatty-acid--CoA ligase ACSBG2 isoform X1, with the protein MQLTECEATTVSEAVVMEASGAGGFLESSCAAGDGAASPDDVIVDTANESSEEESTGEREEDTEAHNKVTHGTKTAEVSAKRTSDTQTAQRPNSLSVPAAAEPGLWTWQGHAEVNLRMGDSGLAAETPLTINQMFISAVERFGDYTALSWKEGEQQKSLNYREYYQTCRTAAKSFLKLGLQRYHGVGILGFNSSEWFISDIGAILAGGFAVGIYTTNSPEACQYVAENSRANIIVVENHKQLQKILQVEDQLPHLKAIIQYKDALKEKRPNLYTWAEFMELGRDEPDEPLDAIIASQKPNQCCTLIYTSGTTGQPKGVMLSHDNLTWTALSTCRHVRLTDATQAQESVVSYLPLSHIAAQMVDMWITMKVGGATYFAQPDALKGSLVNTLKEVRPTAFMGVPRVWEKMQEKMKSVGAKSSTVRRKVAAWAKDVGLQTNLTRMNQSGATGRTTFSYQLAKKLVFKKVRKALGLDRCSKCYTGAAPITKDTLEFFLSLDIPVYELYGMSESTGPHTISLPEAFKLTSCGKEIPGCKTKLHNPDEEGNGEICFWGRHVFMGYLNMPDKTEEALDADGWLHSGDLGKHDENGFLFITGRIKELIITAGGENIPPVPIEDAVKEAVPLISNAMLIGDKRKFLSMLLTVKCQVNADSGDPEDELTPEAVEICRKLGSNATRVSEIAGGRDRAVHNAIQEGINRINEKATSNAQRIQKWVVLDRDFSVTGGELGPTMKLKRPVVLKMYKEQIENFYKELATPTTPDNPLPPK; encoded by the exons ATGCAAT tGACAGAGTGTGAGGCCACCACCGTGTCCGAAGCCGTGGTGATGGAGGCTTCCGGAGCTGGCGGCTTCCTGGAGTCATCCTGCGCTGCGGGAGACGGCGCAGCCTCCCCTGATGACGTCATTGTGGACACAGCAAA TGAGTCTTCAGAGGAGGAGTCCACAGGGGAAAGGGAAGAGGACACCGAGGCGCACAACAAAGTCACCCACGGCACCAAGACCGCAGAGGTCTCTGCCAAGCgcacctcagacacacaaacag CCCAGCGCCCGAACTCCCTGTCggtgccagcagcagcagagcccGGCCTGTGGACGTGGCAGGGACATGCTGAGGTGAACCTGCGGATGGGGGACTCTGGCTTGGCTGCTGAGACGCCTTTGACCATCAACCAGATGTTCATCTCAGCTGTGGAGCGTTTTGGCGACTACACGGCTCTGAGCTGGAAGGAGGGCGAGCAGCAGAAGAGCCTGAACTACAGAGAGTACTACCAGACCTGCCGCACCGCTGCCAAGAGCTTCCTTAAG CTCGGTTTGCAGCGCTACCACGGCGTCGGCATCCTGGGCTTCAACTCCTCTGAGTGGTTCATCTCTGACATTGGAGCCATCTTGGCAGG TGGGTTTGCTGTGGGCATCTACACCACCAACTCTCCTGAAGCATGCCAGTATGTAGCAGAAAACAGCAGGGCCAATATCATTGTGGTGGAGAAccacaaacagctgcagaagATCCTCCAG GTTGAAGACCAACTGCCGCACTTGAAAGCCATTATCCAGTACAAAGATGCACTAAAAGAGAAGAGACCAAATCTGTACACA TGGGCCGAGTTCATGGAGCTCGGACGCGACGAGCCCGACGAACCTCTCGACGCGATCATCGCCAGCCAGAAGCCCAACCAATGCTGCACGCTCATCTACACCTCAGGAACCACAGGCCAGCCCAAAGGAGTCATGCTCAGCCATGACAAT CTGACGTGGACCGCGCTGTCCACCTGCCGTCACGTGCGCCTGACAGACGCCACGCAGGCTCAGGAGTCGGTGGTCAGCTACCTGCCGCTCAGCCACATCGCCGCTCAGATGGTCGACATGTGGATCACCATGAAGGTCGGAGGGGCGACGTACTTCGCTCAGCCAGACGCTCTGAAG GGCTCTCTGGTAAACACCCTGAAGGAGGTGCGTCCCACGGCCTTCATGGGTGTCCCCCGTGTCTGGGAGAAGATGCAGGAAAAGATGAAGTCCGTCGGAGCCAAGTCTTCGACCGTGCGCAGGAAGGTGGCTGCCTGGGCCAAAGATGTCGGTCTGCAGACCAATCTGACCAGGATGAATCA GAGCGGAGCCACCGGCCGCACAACGTTCAGCTATCAACTAGCCAAAAAGCTTGTGTTCAAAAAGGTGCGTAAGGCTCTGGGATTGGACCGATGCAGCAAGTGCTACACAGGCGCTGCACCCATCACCAAAGACACCCTGGAGTTCTTCCTCAGCCTGGATATCCCTGTGTATGAGCTCTACGGCATGAGTGAGAGCACCGGACCTCACACCATCTCGCTGCCCGAAGCCTTCAAGCTGACCAG TTGCGGCAAAGAGATCCCAGGGTGCAAGACGAAGCTGCACAACCCGGACGAGGAGGGAAACGGTGAGATCTGCTTCTGGGGCCGACACGTTTTCATGGGTTACCTCAACATGCCCGACAAGACGGAGGAGGCTCTCGATGCAGATGGATGGCTGCACTCGGGTGACCTGGGCAAACATGACGAGAACGGATTCCTCTTCATCACCGGAAGAATTAAAG aGCTGATCATCACCGCAGGAGGCGAGAACATCCCTCCTGTTCCCATCGAGGATGCGGTGAAGGAGGCCGTGCCGCTCATTAGCAACGCCATGCTGATCGGAGACAAGAGAAAGTTTCTGTCTATGCTGCTCACCGTTAAG TGTCAGGTAAACGCCGATTCAGGCGATCCAGAGGACGAGCTGACGCCAGAAGCTGTTGAGATCTGCCGGAAGCTGGGCAGCAACGCCACGCGGGTCTCTGAGATCGCAGGGGGGCGAGACCGCGCCGTCCACAATGCCATCCAGGAAGGGATCAACAGAATCAACGAGAAGGCAACCTCCAACGCTCAGCGCATTCAAAAATGGGTCGTTCTGGATCGGGATTTCTCCGTCACAGGAGGAGAGCTGG GCCCCACCATGAAGCTGAAGCGGCCGGTGGTGCTGAAGATGTACAAGGAGCAGATTGAGAATTTCTATAAGGAGCTCGCCACACCGACGACCCCCGACAACCCGCTGCCTCCTAAGTAA
- the acsbg2 gene encoding long-chain-fatty-acid--CoA ligase ACSBG2 isoform X2 has protein sequence MEASGAGGFLESSCAAGDGAASPDDVIVDTANESSEEESTGEREEDTEAHNKVTHGTKTAEVSAKRTSDTQTAQRPNSLSVPAAAEPGLWTWQGHAEVNLRMGDSGLAAETPLTINQMFISAVERFGDYTALSWKEGEQQKSLNYREYYQTCRTAAKSFLKLGLQRYHGVGILGFNSSEWFISDIGAILAGGFAVGIYTTNSPEACQYVAENSRANIIVVENHKQLQKILQVEDQLPHLKAIIQYKDALKEKRPNLYTWAEFMELGRDEPDEPLDAIIASQKPNQCCTLIYTSGTTGQPKGVMLSHDNLTWTALSTCRHVRLTDATQAQESVVSYLPLSHIAAQMVDMWITMKVGGATYFAQPDALKGSLVNTLKEVRPTAFMGVPRVWEKMQEKMKSVGAKSSTVRRKVAAWAKDVGLQTNLTRMNQSGATGRTTFSYQLAKKLVFKKVRKALGLDRCSKCYTGAAPITKDTLEFFLSLDIPVYELYGMSESTGPHTISLPEAFKLTSCGKEIPGCKTKLHNPDEEGNGEICFWGRHVFMGYLNMPDKTEEALDADGWLHSGDLGKHDENGFLFITGRIKELIITAGGENIPPVPIEDAVKEAVPLISNAMLIGDKRKFLSMLLTVKCQVNADSGDPEDELTPEAVEICRKLGSNATRVSEIAGGRDRAVHNAIQEGINRINEKATSNAQRIQKWVVLDRDFSVTGGELGPTMKLKRPVVLKMYKEQIENFYKELATPTTPDNPLPPK, from the exons ATGGAGGCTTCCGGAGCTGGCGGCTTCCTGGAGTCATCCTGCGCTGCGGGAGACGGCGCAGCCTCCCCTGATGACGTCATTGTGGACACAGCAAA TGAGTCTTCAGAGGAGGAGTCCACAGGGGAAAGGGAAGAGGACACCGAGGCGCACAACAAAGTCACCCACGGCACCAAGACCGCAGAGGTCTCTGCCAAGCgcacctcagacacacaaacag CCCAGCGCCCGAACTCCCTGTCggtgccagcagcagcagagcccGGCCTGTGGACGTGGCAGGGACATGCTGAGGTGAACCTGCGGATGGGGGACTCTGGCTTGGCTGCTGAGACGCCTTTGACCATCAACCAGATGTTCATCTCAGCTGTGGAGCGTTTTGGCGACTACACGGCTCTGAGCTGGAAGGAGGGCGAGCAGCAGAAGAGCCTGAACTACAGAGAGTACTACCAGACCTGCCGCACCGCTGCCAAGAGCTTCCTTAAG CTCGGTTTGCAGCGCTACCACGGCGTCGGCATCCTGGGCTTCAACTCCTCTGAGTGGTTCATCTCTGACATTGGAGCCATCTTGGCAGG TGGGTTTGCTGTGGGCATCTACACCACCAACTCTCCTGAAGCATGCCAGTATGTAGCAGAAAACAGCAGGGCCAATATCATTGTGGTGGAGAAccacaaacagctgcagaagATCCTCCAG GTTGAAGACCAACTGCCGCACTTGAAAGCCATTATCCAGTACAAAGATGCACTAAAAGAGAAGAGACCAAATCTGTACACA TGGGCCGAGTTCATGGAGCTCGGACGCGACGAGCCCGACGAACCTCTCGACGCGATCATCGCCAGCCAGAAGCCCAACCAATGCTGCACGCTCATCTACACCTCAGGAACCACAGGCCAGCCCAAAGGAGTCATGCTCAGCCATGACAAT CTGACGTGGACCGCGCTGTCCACCTGCCGTCACGTGCGCCTGACAGACGCCACGCAGGCTCAGGAGTCGGTGGTCAGCTACCTGCCGCTCAGCCACATCGCCGCTCAGATGGTCGACATGTGGATCACCATGAAGGTCGGAGGGGCGACGTACTTCGCTCAGCCAGACGCTCTGAAG GGCTCTCTGGTAAACACCCTGAAGGAGGTGCGTCCCACGGCCTTCATGGGTGTCCCCCGTGTCTGGGAGAAGATGCAGGAAAAGATGAAGTCCGTCGGAGCCAAGTCTTCGACCGTGCGCAGGAAGGTGGCTGCCTGGGCCAAAGATGTCGGTCTGCAGACCAATCTGACCAGGATGAATCA GAGCGGAGCCACCGGCCGCACAACGTTCAGCTATCAACTAGCCAAAAAGCTTGTGTTCAAAAAGGTGCGTAAGGCTCTGGGATTGGACCGATGCAGCAAGTGCTACACAGGCGCTGCACCCATCACCAAAGACACCCTGGAGTTCTTCCTCAGCCTGGATATCCCTGTGTATGAGCTCTACGGCATGAGTGAGAGCACCGGACCTCACACCATCTCGCTGCCCGAAGCCTTCAAGCTGACCAG TTGCGGCAAAGAGATCCCAGGGTGCAAGACGAAGCTGCACAACCCGGACGAGGAGGGAAACGGTGAGATCTGCTTCTGGGGCCGACACGTTTTCATGGGTTACCTCAACATGCCCGACAAGACGGAGGAGGCTCTCGATGCAGATGGATGGCTGCACTCGGGTGACCTGGGCAAACATGACGAGAACGGATTCCTCTTCATCACCGGAAGAATTAAAG aGCTGATCATCACCGCAGGAGGCGAGAACATCCCTCCTGTTCCCATCGAGGATGCGGTGAAGGAGGCCGTGCCGCTCATTAGCAACGCCATGCTGATCGGAGACAAGAGAAAGTTTCTGTCTATGCTGCTCACCGTTAAG TGTCAGGTAAACGCCGATTCAGGCGATCCAGAGGACGAGCTGACGCCAGAAGCTGTTGAGATCTGCCGGAAGCTGGGCAGCAACGCCACGCGGGTCTCTGAGATCGCAGGGGGGCGAGACCGCGCCGTCCACAATGCCATCCAGGAAGGGATCAACAGAATCAACGAGAAGGCAACCTCCAACGCTCAGCGCATTCAAAAATGGGTCGTTCTGGATCGGGATTTCTCCGTCACAGGAGGAGAGCTGG GCCCCACCATGAAGCTGAAGCGGCCGGTGGTGCTGAAGATGTACAAGGAGCAGATTGAGAATTTCTATAAGGAGCTCGCCACACCGACGACCCCCGACAACCCGCTGCCTCCTAAGTAA